From Hemitrygon akajei chromosome 19, sHemAka1.3, whole genome shotgun sequence, the proteins below share one genomic window:
- the LOC140742120 gene encoding uncharacterized protein, translating into MRSTWFLLLVSLTLHSRSGVADKRTAADERLDRAADPQKEQFQRAETALIRSLLMEMEQEAIANDADPQPADGLLIRQQMEFAKRQHPGKREEEEDGYLAVAKRQHPGKREEQEEDNYLALAKRQHPGKREEQEEDSYLALAKRQHPGKREEQEDNYLTLAKRQHPGKREEEEDSYLALAKRQHPGKREEEEDNYLTLAKRQHPGKREEEEDNYLALAKRQHPGKREEEEDSYLTLAKRQHPGKREEEEDSYLTLAKRQHPGKREEEEDNYLALAKRQHPGKREEEEDGYRAATKTHLRGMRGTDGWYSEENSALLKRQHPGKRFLVFV; encoded by the exons ATGAGGTCGACGTGGTTCCTGCTACTGGTCTCTCTCACCCTTCACAGCAGATCGGGGGTAGCGGACAAGCGCACGGCGGCAGATGAACGGCTGGACAGAGCCGCCGACCCGCAGAAAGAGCAGTTTCAAAGAGCCGAGACTGCTCTGATTCGCTCCTTGCTGATGGAGATGGAGCAAGAGGCGATTGCTAACG ACGCCGACCCGCAGCCAGCCGATGGACTCCTCATACGACAGCAAATGGAATTCGCGAAACGGCAGCACCCAGGAAAAcgagaggaagaggaagatggTTACCTGGCGGTAGCGAAAAGACAGCACCCAGGAAAACGAGAGGAACAGGAAGAAGACAATTACCTGGCGTTAGCGAAACGGCAGCACCCAGGAAAACGAGAGGAACAGGAAGAAGACAGTTACCTGGCGTTAGCGAAACGGCAGCACCCAGGAAAACGAGAGGAACAGGAAGACAATTACCTGACGTTAGCGAAAAGACAGCACCCAGGAAAACGAGAGGAGGAGGAAGACAGTTACCTGGCGTTAGCGAAAAGACAGCACCCAGGAAAACGAGAGGAGGAGGAAGACAATTACCTGACGTTAGCGAAACGGCAGCACCCAGGAAAACGAGAGGAGGAAGAAGACAATTACCTGGCGTTAGCAAAAAGACAGCACCCAGGAAAACGAGAGGAGGAGGAAGACAGTTACCTGACGTTAGCGAAAAGACAGCACCCAGGAAAACGAGAGGAGGAGGAAGACAGTTACCTGACGTTAGCGAAAAGACAGCACCCAGGAAAACGAGAGGAGGAGGAAGACAATTACCTGGCGTTAGCGAAAAGACAGCACCCAGGAAAACGAGAGGAGGAGGAAGACGGTTACCGGGCGGCAACGAAAACACATTTGCGAGGAATGAGAGGCACGGATGGGTGGTACTCCGAGGAGAATTCGGCTCTATTGAAGCGACAGCACCCGGGCAAGAGGTTCCTGGTTTTCGTCTAG